One Deltaproteobacteria bacterium DNA window includes the following coding sequences:
- the dgt gene encoding dNTP triphosphohydrolase, translating into MLNCGGFEGNGQTLRIVMRLEKYKRRMGMNPTRRLVLALLKYPVPYSAFDGEQVRVKPPKCYFDTEKKIVNWAFGRPFTRGEVAHFTSRDVDDEKPSRRTLDSSLMEIADDIAYGVHDLEDIVARDMVDKGDVLDGLRPVFRDCSTTIGPGDKAVSLREFDKCLFADSFERKQFIGKLVNLFVTTSEIKERCVVSHPLLKYYIGFEPLVGALLKALKDLTYRLVIDRAEVQQLERRGQHVVNKLFEELVAAPDRLIPRNAREALDEDDPVERRVCDYIAGMTDRYAEKIYKRLFIPGEGSSHDEL; encoded by the coding sequence ATGCTCAACTGTGGTGGTTTCGAAGGGAACGGTCAAACACTACGGATAGTCATGCGGTTGGAGAAATACAAGCGAAGGATGGGTATGAACCCGACGCGCCGGCTTGTCCTAGCGCTTCTAAAGTATCCGGTCCCCTATTCAGCATTCGATGGAGAACAAGTTCGTGTCAAGCCGCCGAAATGTTACTTCGACACGGAGAAGAAAATTGTCAACTGGGCATTCGGTCGACCATTCACTCGTGGGGAAGTAGCGCATTTTACGTCACGGGACGTCGACGATGAGAAACCAAGTCGCCGAACTCTGGATAGTTCCCTCATGGAAATAGCGGACGACATAGCGTACGGAGTACACGATCTTGAGGATATCGTGGCGAGGGATATGGTAGACAAGGGAGATGTTCTCGACGGTTTGAGACCTGTATTTCGCGATTGCTCGACGACGATCGGGCCAGGCGACAAAGCCGTATCTCTGCGGGAATTCGACAAGTGCCTTTTCGCTGACAGTTTCGAGCGAAAACAGTTCATCGGAAAACTGGTAAACTTGTTTGTGACAACTTCCGAGATCAAAGAACGTTGCGTGGTCTCGCACCCATTGCTCAAATACTATATCGGATTCGAGCCGCTGGTGGGGGCATTGCTCAAAGCCCTAAAAGACCTTACCTATAGACTCGTCATTGACCGTGCGGAAGTCCAACAACTTGAACGTCGCGGTCAACATGTCGTCAATAAGCTTTTCGAGGAACTCGTTGCGGCGCCCGATAGGCTGATACCTAGGAACGCCAGAGAAGCGCTTGATGAGGACGACCCTGTTGAAAGACGTGTATGTGACTACATTGCGGGAATGACGGATCGCTACGCGGAGAAGATCTACAAACGGCTATTCATTCCGGGCGAGGGATCCAGCCACGACGAGTTATAA